Part of the Candidatus Korarchaeota archaeon NZ13-K genome, GAGACCCTTTTACGAGTTCCTCGGAATGAGGAATCACAATCTCATAACGAGGCTCAGGGGCGTATTCGAGGAGATGATGGGTGTCAGGAATCCCAGGATAGACTATATCAGGTTAGAGGTCTCCTTAGACCCGGGTGAGATGCCGAGGGAGGAGGTGATGCTGAAGGATGCCTTCGGCTTCGAGGCTAAGGCATGGATCACGGAACTGGGTTACCAATTGGCGTCGAAGATAACCCACAAGGTTGCGAGGGACTTCGGTCCAGATTTAAGGTACAATCTGCATGACGTGCTCAAGGCTGCCCTGGATCTGCGATTACTGGGGCACGTGGACGGGGAGAGCGTGAGGATGTACGTCGGTTCAATGGACCTCCACGTAACGAGACATAACCTAGCTAGTCTCCTATCACCCGGGGCCAGGAAGATCTGGAAGGATAATTATCACTACACACTGGTCAGGAAGAGGTACTCGTTGGAGGAGCTTGTGGGGCATGTGAATGCGCTCATGGAGGAGATAGGCCGGTGAGTCTTCAGCGCTCTTTCAGTGATTTAAGGTTACGAGGATTCCGAGAGATGCCTTAGCGGGGGAGTGAGTCATCGAGGATGTGAGCATGTTGAAGCTGGAATTCATTCAGCGAGAAAAGGTGTTTATGAGAAAGCGGGATCCATGGCGCCATGGATCGTCTACCTGATGCTAAGAGGTGGAGTTCCGAGACCGGTCATTCCGGTAGAAAGAGGACCTTTGATATTTTCAGAGCGGGACCCCTGCTTGAGGTGACCGGAGATCATAGCTGATCTTTGGAGGACGAGCTAGCATCCGAGCTCTCTCCCCTGGACCTCATGTAAATCTCCCTGATCCTGCCCAGCGTGTCAACATCCTCCGGGGTCTTGTCATCCCTTATCCTCCTTATCCTCGCGAACCTCAGGGCGTAACCGCTCCTGTATTTCGGGCTCCTCTGAACCTCGTTGAACTCCACCTCGACGACTATCTCGGGCCTCACCTCTATCAACTTCCCCCTCCTCCTTATCGCGAGCTCCTCGAGCCTCCTGGTAATCCACTCGAACTCCTCATCCGTCAGCCCCTTGAAGGTCTTCCCCACGACCAGGAGCTCGTTCGTCCCCTCATCCCTGGCGGCCAGGTAGTAATCGCTGTACCACCTGTGTCTCCTGCCGTATCCCCTCTCAGCCGCCACTATGACTAGATCGAGCGTGTGAGATCCCTTCACCTTCAGCCAGTGCCTGCCCCTCACCCCCGGCACATAGGGAGAGCTCAGCTTCTTTGCCATCACCCCCTCGTGCCCCGCCTCCAGCGCGGACCTCAGGAATGACTCGGCCTCATCCGCGCTGGATGTGACGATGGATGGGACGAGCTTCAGCGGCTCCCCCGCGAATCGCTCTAGTAAGCTCCTCCTGTGGGAGTACTCCTCATTCAGGAGGCTCCTACCCTCTATCAGCAGGGCGTCGAAGAGATAGAGGACCAGGGGGATCTCCTCGATCAATTCAGGATCAACCTTAACCCTCCTGAACCTCCTCATGAGGACCTGGAACGGGAGAGGCCTTCCGTCCCTCTCAGCTATGACCTCGCCCTCCACTATCGCTTCCCTCACCCCCAGCCCCTCCCTCACGGAGCTCACGACATCTGGAATGCTGGCCGTGACATCCGCCAGGCGTCTCGAGAAGATCCTGACCTCATCGCCCCTCAAGTGAACCTGCACCCTGGCCCCGTCCAGCTTGTACTCGAATGAGCACCTGCCCAGCTCCGCCAAGGCCTCCCTGACGTCACCCACGGACTGGGCTAGCATGGGGCGGAGGGCCCTGAACACCTTGGGCTCGAACTCCAGCCTCCCGGAGGAGGCAACTATCTCGTATGGATCCCCCATGACCATGGCAGCTCTCTCCACAAGCTCCCTCCTTATCCTGTAGGCCCTGGCGATCGCATCGATGAGTAGGCCCTCACTCAGCCCGAGCCTGGGCTCCCCCACTATCGCGTTCGAGAGGAGCCAAGCCTCCTCCGGGCTGCACACTGAGAGGAGGCTCCTCAGGATCTCCTCCCTCCTTCCCCTTGATCCCGGGCCCTCAGCCGATGCCATCGCCTCAAGCATCTCGTAGACCCTCCTCACCGTGAGCCCCTCATCCAGGAGAGGGGTCTGCCTGATCCTCCTCCCCCTGAGCGCCGACTCGACCATCTCGCCCGCATCCGCGCCCTCAACCTCGACATCACCCGTCAGGGACTCCACCACCCTCCAGAGGGTCGCCCAGGAGACGTTGAGCTCCCTCGGATCGTGAGGGTGGAATATGCGGCCAGTCAAAATGAGGAGGGCCTTCTCAGCCTCCTCGGGATCTGTTTCCCTTATCATCGAGGCGACCAGCTCCACCTTCTCAAGCCTAGAGCTCGTGGATGCTATCCTCTTGGCCAGTGCCGCGAGCTCTCCCAGTAGCATCTCTCCTGCAACATCCATCATCGATAAAAGTTTATCCGGTCCCCTTCCCATGGAGGGCTGATGAGAAAGCCCAGCCGCTCGCCTCTCGAGTGCCTCGAGGTGTCGCAAACTTTATTACCATCTTGGACCCCGGTCTCCGGATGGTTGAGGACTTCTCAGCGGCCGTTAAGTTCATGCTGGAGATGTTCCTCGAGCTGGCGAGCTGGATTCACCGCCTGCTGAGCTCAATACTGGTTCCCATCATGGGCATGCTGGGTATAACGGGTGCGACAGCTGAGACGCTCGCCTTCATAATAGAGCTCATGATATTCGTCTTGCTCATGGAGAAGGCCGCGGGCATCATAAAATGGGTCCTCTTCATACTTCTAGTGATGCTGATCCTCGGGGCCATCTACACGATGCTGTAGCGGGCTCTCCCATCAGTAAAGCTTAAGCTCTCTCCCCCCACACCGCCGGGGGTCATCATGAGGGCTGTGGTTATACGCCGGCACGGGGGCCCTGAGGTCCTCGAGTACGATGAGAGCTACCCCGAACCCGAGCTGGGACCGAATGACGTGCTCGTAGAGGTCAGAGCGGCCGCAATGAACCACCTCGACATATGGGTCAGGATGGGCCTGAGGGGGGTCACCCTCCCCAGGATACTCGGCTCCGATATAGCGGGCGTCGTCAGGGAGGTCGGGGGAGCTGTCAGCGACGTGAGGGTTGGTCAGGAGGTGATAGTGGCTCCCGGCTACGGCTGCGGGAAATGCGAGTACTGCCTGAGCGGTAGGGAGAGCATGTGCAGGCAGTACAGGATGCCAGGCTATCACGTGGATGGAGGATACGCTGAGCTCACGGCCCATCCGGAGAGGGCCATCCTGGGTAAGCCAAGCAACCTGAGCTTTGAGGAGGCGGCATCGATTCCCATGGTCTTCCTGACATCTTGGCACATGCTGAGGACCCTGGCGGATCTCAAGGAGGGGGAGTGGGTGCTCGTCTGGGGCGCGGGAAGCGGTGTGGGGATCTCCTCGATACAGATAGCCAAGCTTCACGGCGCCAGGGTCATAGCCACGGTAGGGGACGATTGGAAGGTGGAGAGGGCCTATGGCATAGGGGCTGATCATGTCATAAACAGGAAGAGGGAGGACGTCGTCGCCAAGGTCAGGGAGCTCACCGGAGAGGGGGTTGATGTTGTGGTGGACTCGGTGGGCAGCGCCACCTGGATGACAAGCCTCAAGTGCCTCAGGGTTGGGGGAAGGATGATCAGCGTGGGCGCCACCTCGGGGGAGCAGGCGACGATAGACGTGAGGTACGTCTTCTCGAGGCAGCTGAGGATAATCGGATCATACATGGGGAGCAGGGCGGAGCTGATGCAGGTACTCAGGTTCTTCGAGGCCGGAAGGCTCAAGCCCGTTATAGACTCAGTATTCAAGCTGGAGGAAGCCAGGAAGGCTCATGAGAGGATGGAGAGGAGCGATATGTTCGGGAAGATAGTGATCGTTCCGAGGTGATTCCTTTGTTTGATGTCGAGGACTTCTGGAAGTTCGACCTCAGGGTCGGGAGGGTTCTGGGGGCCGAGAGGATACCCCAGTCGAGGAAGCTGATTAAACTGGAGGTCGATTTCGGAAGCGAGCGAAGGACTGTCGTGACGGGCATAGCGGATCAGGTGAGTCCGGAGCAGCTGATAGGTAAGAAGATGATATTCGTGCTCAACCTTAAGCCCAAGAGGCTGATGGGCGTCGAGAGCAGGGGGATGCTCCTGCTCGCTGAGGAGGAGGGCGGAAGGGTCCACCTCATAGAGGTGCCGGAGGAGGTCCCAGAGGGAACGAAGGTTTGGTGATCAGAGGAGCCCAGCTGACTGGAGGGCCCTCCTCACCTCCTCCCTCTCCTCCTCGCTGAGCGGCTGCGATGGCATCCTCGCATATCCGCCGGGGAGCCCCCTCAGCCTCAGGGCCTCCTTGGTGGCGCTCAGCTGGTTGTACCTCTTGACCACGACCTCGTTCAGCATGGTCAGGGTCAGCTGTATCCTGGAGGCCCTCCTCAGGTCCCCGGCCATGAATGAGTTGTAGAGGTCCACCACAAGCTCTGGGGCGAATATGGAGACGGCTACTATTCCGCCATGGCCTCCCAAGACCAAGGTGTCTAGGACGAGATCCCCGGTTCCGGCCAGCACGGAGCCCCTCCCATCGAGAAGCCTTATCAGCTCTGAGATGCGCCAGATCAACCCGCTTGACTCCTTTATTCCGGCGAAGTTCTCCTCATCCGCCAGCCTGACCACGACGTCCAAGGGCACGTCGTAACCGACGAACTTAGTGACGTTGTAGAGTATCACCGGGAGGCCTGTGGATCCGAGGATGAGCCTGTAGTGCTCCAGCAGCTCCCTCGGGCTCGGCTTGAAGTAGTAGGGTGGGGTCAGGAGGATCCCGTCGACGCCGACCCTCTCGGCCTGCCGCACCTGCCTCAGTATAGCCCTGGTCGAGGGGCTGCTCACGCCCGCTATGACTGGGACCCCTCCCCCGACCTTGTCCACGACGAACCTGAGAACCCTCTCCCTCTCATCCTCATCGAGCATCGGACCCTCCCCGTTGCTCGCGCAGCTGGCCAAACCGTGCACCTTCGAATCCAGCCAGAAGTCGAGGAGCCTGTCCAGGGAAGCCAGATCCAGCTCCCCTTCCCTGGTGAAAGGGGTCACGTGGGGTGGTATTATCCCATGAAACCTCATCGCCATCCCGAGGCATCGATCTTAGATGATAAAAAGTTTTCGGGATGGTGGAAGGGGCCTAGAAGCTCTCCTCTATGGCTTTAATCAGC contains:
- a CDS encoding ATP-dependent DNA ligase, producing the protein MGRGPDKLLSMMDVAGEMLLGELAALAKRIASTSSRLEKVELVASMIRETDPEEAEKALLILTGRIFHPHDPRELNVSWATLWRVVESLTGDVEVEGADAGEMVESALRGRRIRQTPLLDEGLTVRRVYEMLEAMASAEGPGSRGRREEILRSLLSVCSPEEAWLLSNAIVGEPRLGLSEGLLIDAIARAYRIRRELVERAAMVMGDPYEIVASSGRLEFEPKVFRALRPMLAQSVGDVREALAELGRCSFEYKLDGARVQVHLRGDEVRIFSRRLADVTASIPDVVSSVREGLGVREAIVEGEVIAERDGRPLPFQVLMRRFRRVKVDPELIEEIPLVLYLFDALLIEGRSLLNEEYSHRRSLLERFAGEPLKLVPSIVTSSADEAESFLRSALEAGHEGVMAKKLSSPYVPGVRGRHWLKVKGSHTLDLVIVAAERGYGRRHRWYSDYYLAARDEGTNELLVVGKTFKGLTDEEFEWITRRLEELAIRRRGKLIEVRPEIVVEVEFNEVQRSPKYRSGYALRFARIRRIRDDKTPEDVDTLGRIREIYMRSRGESSDASSSSKDQL
- a CDS encoding alcohol dehydrogenase, translating into MRAVVIRRHGGPEVLEYDESYPEPELGPNDVLVEVRAAAMNHLDIWVRMGLRGVTLPRILGSDIAGVVREVGGAVSDVRVGQEVIVAPGYGCGKCEYCLSGRESMCRQYRMPGYHVDGGYAELTAHPERAILGKPSNLSFEEAASIPMVFLTSWHMLRTLADLKEGEWVLVWGAGSGVGISSIQIAKLHGARVIATVGDDWKVERAYGIGADHVINRKREDVVAKVRELTGEGVDVVVDSVGSATWMTSLKCLRVGGRMISVGATSGEQATIDVRYVFSRQLRIIGSYMGSRAELMQVLRFFEAGRLKPVIDSVFKLEEARKAHERMERSDMFGKIVIVPR
- the metG gene encoding methionine--tRNA ligase subunit beta, which gives rise to MIPLFDVEDFWKFDLRVGRVLGAERIPQSRKLIKLEVDFGSERRTVVTGIADQVSPEQLIGKKMIFVLNLKPKRLMGVESRGMLLLAEEEGGRVHLIEVPEEVPEGTKVW
- a CDS encoding dihydrodipicolinate synthase family protein, yielding MAMRFHGIIPPHVTPFTREGELDLASLDRLLDFWLDSKVHGLASCASNGEGPMLDEDERERVLRFVVDKVGGGVPVIAGVSSPSTRAILRQVRQAERVGVDGILLTPPYYFKPSPRELLEHYRLILGSTGLPVILYNVTKFVGYDVPLDVVVRLADEENFAGIKESSGLIWRISELIRLLDGRGSVLAGTGDLVLDTLVLGGHGGIVAVSIFAPELVVDLYNSFMAGDLRRASRIQLTLTMLNEVVVKRYNQLSATKEALRLRGLPGGYARMPSQPLSEEEREEVRRALQSAGLL